From Streptomyces sp. NBC_01754, a single genomic window includes:
- a CDS encoding ATP-binding protein, producing the protein MSDLLRAPAEIKYAEELDWLESIDDHPKPFSWRLSPKMVRLFILGSERADGLDREISQKWFGDRSFVERSIVTLASDRGLLLIGDPGTGKSWLAELLSTAVCRNSTLVVQGTAGTTEDHIKYSWNVSMVIAKGQSRESMIPSPIMTAMETGAIGRFEELTRSTSDVQDALISILSEKYISVPELDSDGIVFAKPGFSVIATANSRDRGVNDLSSALKRRFNFVRIPVMTDRKSEAEIVRFRTEELLRRHSIELDVPPTLLDVLLQSFADLRASAAAAGSDDEKLESALSTAEQIGVLEDAILHSNFFGEQALTARTLASSLVGSLTRREPEDLAILNKYLHGVVEPRSKEEGGSWPEFLQGGRDTIATLS; encoded by the coding sequence ATGTCCGACCTGCTGCGCGCCCCCGCCGAGATCAAGTACGCCGAGGAGCTGGACTGGCTGGAGTCGATCGACGACCACCCCAAGCCGTTCTCCTGGCGGCTGTCGCCGAAGATGGTCCGCCTGTTCATCCTGGGTTCCGAGCGGGCGGACGGCCTGGACCGGGAGATCTCCCAGAAGTGGTTCGGCGACCGGAGCTTCGTCGAGCGCTCCATCGTCACCCTCGCCTCCGACCGGGGGCTGCTCCTCATCGGTGACCCCGGCACCGGAAAGAGCTGGCTGGCCGAACTGCTCTCCACCGCCGTCTGCCGCAACTCCACGCTGGTGGTGCAGGGCACGGCCGGTACCACCGAGGACCACATCAAGTACTCGTGGAACGTGTCCATGGTCATCGCCAAGGGCCAGTCGCGGGAGTCGATGATCCCCTCGCCGATCATGACGGCGATGGAGACCGGTGCGATAGGCCGCTTCGAGGAGCTGACCCGCTCCACCAGCGACGTCCAGGACGCGCTGATCTCGATCCTGTCCGAGAAGTACATCTCGGTGCCGGAGCTGGACAGCGACGGCATCGTCTTCGCCAAGCCGGGGTTCTCCGTGATCGCCACGGCCAACAGCCGGGACCGGGGCGTCAACGACCTGTCCTCGGCTCTCAAGCGCCGCTTCAACTTCGTCCGCATCCCGGTGATGACCGACAGGAAGAGCGAGGCGGAGATCGTCCGCTTCCGCACCGAGGAGCTGCTGCGCCGGCACAGCATCGAGCTGGACGTGCCGCCGACGCTGCTCGACGTGCTGCTCCAGAGCTTCGCCGATCTGCGCGCCTCCGCCGCCGCGGCCGGCAGCGACGACGAGAAGCTGGAGTCCGCGCTGTCCACGGCCGAACAGATCGGGGTGCTGGAGGACGCGATCCTGCACAGCAACTTCTTCGGCGAACAGGCCCTGACCGCCCGCACCCTGGCCTCCTCACTCGTCGGCTCGCTGACCCGCCGCGAGCCGGAGGACCTGGCCATCCTCAACAAGTACCTGCACGGGGTCGTCGAGCCGCGCAGCAAGGAGGAAGGCGGTTCCTGGCCGGAGTTCCTCCAGGGCGGCCGCGACACGATCGCCACGCTCTCGTGA